The Comamonas piscis region CAGGAAACACCGCAAGGCCCCCTGACGATACAGATTCTTGAACAAGTGTTTGTTTGCATTTTTGACTGATACCAACGGAGCGAAGCATGAAAGTTTTTTACGACAAGGACTGTGACCTGTCCCTCATCAAAGGCAAGACCGTGGCCATCATCGGCTACGGCTCGCAAGGCCATGCGCACGCGCAAAACCTGAACGAAAGTGGTGTGAAGGTCATCGTCGGTCTGCGCAAGTCCGGCGCTTCCTGGCCCAAGGCCGAGAAGGCCGGCCTGACCGTGATGGAAGTCAACGACGCCGTCAAGGCCGCTGACGTGGTCATGATCTTGCTGCCTGACGAAGACATCTCCAAGGTGTACAACGACAACGTCAAGGACAACATCAAGCAAGGCGCTTCGCTGGTGTTCGCACACGGCTTCAACGTGCATTACAACCAGGTCGTGCCCCGCGCTGATCTGGATGTGTGGATGGTCGCGCCCAAGGCCCCTGGCCACACCGTGCGCAACACCTACACCCAAGGCGGCGGCGTGCCCCACTTGATCGCTGTGCACCAGGACCAGTCCGGCAAGGCCCGTGACCTGGCTCTGTCGTACGCGATGGCCAATGGTGGCGGCAAGGCTGGCATCATCGAGACCAACTTCAAGGAAGAAACCGAGACCGACCTGTTCGGCGAGCAAGCCGTTCTGTGCGGTGGCGCGGTTGAGCTGATCAAGATGGGCTTCGAGACCCTGGTGGAAGCCGGTTACGCCCCTGAAATGGCCTACTTCGAATGCCTGCACGAGCTCAAGCTCATCGTGGACCTGATCTACGAAGGCGGCATTGCCAACATGAACTACTCGATCTCGAACAACGCCGAATACGGCGAGTACGTGACCGGTCCTGAAGTCATCAACGAAGAGTCGCGCAAGGCCATGCGCAATGCGTTGAAGCGCATCCAGGACGGCGAATACGCCAAGATGTTCATCCAGGAAGGCCGTCTGAGCTACCCATCGATGACCGCCCGCCGCCGCAACACTGCCGATCACCAGATCGAGCAAGTGGGTGGCCAGCTGCGCGCCATGATGCCTTGGATCGCCAAGAACAAGCTGGTCGACCAGACCCGCAACTAAACAGTGCCGGCCGCCGCTGCAGTGCAGTGGCGCCGACCTGGTTTTGAAGGACTGCTTTGGCAGTCCTTTTTTCATGGGCATGCCCGCTGGGCGCTGGCTGCCGAAAAGCTACACTGTAGGCCATGCTCCGGTGGGGTGACGCCCTCTGGAAACACTAAAATAAGCAGCTGTTTGCGCAGATATAGCTGGCGCTGGAGTGGATTGAATGCTGGACGATAACGAAACCAAGCCCAAGGCGGGCGCGCAGGCGCTGGCACAGGGGCAGCGCAATTGGCGCAAGGGCATTTATGTGCTGCCCAACTCCTTCACCCTGGCCGCCTTGTTTGGCGGTTTTTACTCGATTGTGATGGCCATGAATGGCCGCTTCGAGGCCGCTGCCGTGGGCGTCTTCTGTGCGATGGTGCTCGACAGTTTGGACGGCCGCGTAGCGCGCATGACGCACACGCAAAGCGCCTTTGGCGAGCAGATGGATTCGCTGTCGGATATGGTGTCTTTTGGCGCCGCGCCTGCGCTGATCGCTTATGAGTGGGCACTGCGCCCGCTGGGCCGCTGGGGCTGGATTGCGGCCTTTGTTTACTGCTCCTGTGCAGCCTTGCGCCTGGCGCGTTTCAACGTCAACACCGGTGTGGTGGACAAGCGCTATTTCCAGGGCATGCCGTCGCCTGCCGCAGCCGCGCTGGTAGCGGGCTTTATCTGGCTGACCAGTGCGCTCTTGGTATCGCACCGCGATGTGCCGATTTTTGGCCAGGTGATTGCGCTGTTTGGCGGTTACCCGGCCAGCCGCGATGACCTGTCCTGGATCATGTTTGCGATCACCTTGCTGGCAGGGCTGACCATGGTGACCAATATCCCGTACTACAGCTTCAAGGATGCGGGCGCTGCCAAGAGCGTGCCCTTTATCTCGCTGGTCGTGGTGGTGCTGCTGCTGGCCTTGGTCAGTATCGAGCCGGCCACCATGCTGTTCTTGATCTTTGTGCTGTATTCGCTCTCGGGCTATGTGATCTATGCCTGGCGCCGCTTTAAGGGTCAGCCGGTGTCGATCGTGGCGACCTCGACCGACGAGCCCGATGAACGCGGCCTGCATGACCACTGATTTTTTTGCACACAGCTGTGAAAACCTGTGTTAGAGTGATTGCCATGCAAAACCTGTCCCTAGCTCTACTACTAATGTCCAACGGGCAGGTAGAGTAGCGCGCAGTTTTTCACCCCTACACCTCGGCCCGTTTGCACCAGCAACGGGCCGATTTGCATTTCAGGTTGCTGGTTTCCTACCCCGAATTCTTTGATTCGATGCGAAAGACCAGACAACCATGTTGACCCAACCTTCCAGCAAATACCGCGCTTTTCCAGCCATTGCGTTGCGTGACCGCACCTGGCCTGATGCCCAGATCACCCAGGCACCGATCTGGCTGTCCACCGATCTGCGCGACGGCAACCAGGCGCTGATCGAGCCCATGGATCTGGCACGCAAGCTGCGGATGTTTGACATGCTGGTCAAGATTGGTTTCAAGGAAATCGAAGTCGGCTTTCCCGCTTCGTCGCAAATCGAATTTGACTTTGTGCGCCAGTTGATCGAGGGAAAGCGCATTCCCGCCGACGTCACCATCCAGGTGATGACCCCCGCCCGCCCTGAGTTGATCACTCGCACAGTGGAAGCCCTGCAAGGCGCGCCGCGCGCCATCGTCCACATCTACAACGCGGTGGCCCCCGTGTGGCGCAAGGTGGTATTTGGCATGAGCGTGCCCGAGGTGATGGCCTTGGTCAAAGACCAGGTGACTCATCTCAAGGCCTTGACCGATGCCCAGCCTGGCACCAAATGGGTCTTGCAGTACTCACCCGAGACTTTCTCGCTGGCAGAGCTGGAAGTGTCCTTGGAAGCCTGCGAGACGGCGATCGCCGCCTGGGGCCCTGGCCGCGACATCATCCTGAACCTGCCCACCACAGTAGAGAACGCCACCCCCAATGTGTTTGCCGACCAGATCGAGTGGATGGTGCGTAAGTTCGCCGACCGCCCTGAAGTGGTCGTGTCCGTACACCCGCACAACGACCGCGGCACCGGCACGGCCAGCGCTGAATTGGCTTTGATGGCTGGCGCCCACCGGGTCGAAGGCTGTTTGTTCGGCAATGGCGAGCGCACCGGCAACCTCGACATCGTCAATGTGGCCTTGAATATGTATGTGCAGGGCGTATCGCCCCAGCTCGACTTCTCCGATATCGATGCCATCCGTGCCGAGGTGGAGTACTGCAACCAGTTGCCTGTGCCGGCCCGCCACCCCTATGCCGGCGATCTGGTCTACACCTCGTTCTCGGGCTCGCACCAGGATGCCATCAAGAAGGCCTTTGCCGCCCGCCAGGATGCCGATATCTGGGCGATCCCCTACCTGCCGATTGACCCCAAGGACCTGGGCCGCAGCTACGAGGCCGTCATCCGCGTCAACAGCCAGTCGGGCAAGGGTGGTATCTCTTACCTGCTCGAAGAAGCCTATGGCTTGGCCATGCCGCGCCGCCTGCAGATCGAGTTCAGCCAGGTGGTGCAACGCGCTATGGACACCGCAGGCACCGAGTTCACCGCCAAGGATTTGTGGCAGATCTTTGAGCGCGAGTACCAACTCAGCGCCAACCACGCGCTGGCCCAGTACCGCGTGGAGTCTGACGATAGCGATGAAGTGCGCATCAGCGGCAAGCTGCAGTGGGCCGGCCAGCCAGTCAGCATTGCTGGCCAGGGCAATGGCCCCATCGATGCCTTTGTGCAAGCGGTCAGCAGCGCCATCGGTATCCCCGTGCGTTTGCTCGACTACAGCGAGCATGCGGTGGCTGCCAGCGATGCGCGCGGCGACAAGGGCGCCAATGCCACGGCTGCAGCCTATATCGAGCTGCGCGTGGGTGAGAACCAAAGCCTGTACGGCGTGGGCATGGACAGCAACAGCACCCAAGCTGCTTTCCGTGCAGTGATGAGCGCGGTAGCACGTAGCGGTGCTGTCGCCAGCGTGCAAACGGCAGCGCCACAAGCGGCTGCTCAAGAGGCTACTGTCTAACCACAGGCAGAGCAAAGCACGTAAACTGTAGCGCGGTTGATGCAGGCTGCAGGAGAGCGAGCAGATCGCTTTCCTGCAGCCTGTTTTAGAGATTCCACTCACCCACGGTGGCAGCACGGCGGCAGCGCATGATCAATGCCATGGAGAACACACGATGAGCGACCAACTGATTATTTTTGATACCACCTTGCGCGATGGCGAGCAATCGCCCGGCGCGTCGATGACCAAGGACGAGAAGCTGCGCATTGCGCGCCAGCTCGAACGCCTCAAGGTGGATGTGATCGAGGCCGGTTTTGCCGCCAGCTCCAACGGTGATTTTGATTGTGTGCAGAGCATCGCCTCCATCATCAAGGACTCGACCATCTGCTCGTTGGCGCGCGCCAATGACCGCGATATCGCCCGCGCTGCCGAGGCCCTGAAGCCCGCCAACCGTGCACGTATCCACACCTTCATTGCGACCAGCCCCTTGCACATGGAGAAGAAGCTGCGCATGTCTCCGGATGAGGTGTTTGAGCAAGCCAAGCTGTCGGTGCGCTTTGCCCGCAACCTGGTGGGCGATGTCGAGTTCAGCCCGGAAGACGGCTACCGCAGCGACCCCGATTTTCTCTGCCGCGTGATTGAGGCGGTGATTGCCGAAGGCGCCACCACCATCAATGTGCCTGACACCGTCGGCTACGCGGTCCCTGAGCTGTATGGCCAGTTCATCCTCAACCTGCGAGAGCGCATTCCCAACAGCGACAAGGCTATCTGGTCGGTGCACTGCCACAACGACCTGGGCATGGCGGTGGCCAACTCGCTGGCCGGCGTCAAGATCGGTGGCGCACGCCAGGTGGAGTGCACCATCAACGGCCTGGGCGAGCGTGCGGGTAACTGCTCACTTGAGGAAGTCGTCATGGCCGTGAAGACGCGCCGCGACTACTTTGGCCTCGATGTCAACATCGACGCCCAGCACATCGTGGCGGCCAGCCGCCTGGTGAGCCAGACCACCGGTTTTGTGGTGCAGCCCAACAAGGCGGTGGTAGGGGCCAATGCCTTTGCCCATGCCTCCGGCATCCACCAGGATGGCGTGCTCAAGGCCCGCGACACCTACGAGATCATGCGTGCCGAAGATGTGGGCTGGAGCGCCAATAAGATCGTGCTGGGCAAGCTCTCGGGCCGCAATGCCTTCAAGCAGCGCCTGCAGGAGCTGGGCGTGGTGATGGACAGCGAGAGCGAGATCAATGCCGCGTTCACGCGCTTCAAGGACTTGGCCGATCGCAAGAGCGAAATATTTGACGAAGACATTCTGGCGCTGGTGCACATGGAAGGCGCCGAAGCGCAGGCCGAAGCCTACCGTTTTGTGTCGCTGTCGCAATCGAGCGAGACGGGTGAGCAGCCCAAGGCCAATGTGGTGCTGATCGCCAACGGCCAAGAGGTGCGCGGCGAGTCCACTGGCAACGGCCCGGTCGATGCCTCGATGAAGGCTATCGAGTCGCAGGCGCACAGTGGTGCAGAGATGGTGCTGTATGCCGTCAACGCCATCAGTGGCTCGACCGAGAGCCAGGGCGAAGTGACGGTGCGCCTGCAAAAGGGTGGCCGCGTGGTCAACGGTGTAGGCGCAGACCCCGATATTGTGGTGGCGTCAGCGAAGGCTTACATCGCGGCCCTTAACAAGTTACAAAATCCTATCGAGAAGGTAGCTGCACAAGGATGACACTTCGGAATATAATTTCACTTAAATAATTGAAGCGTCGCGTAAGTTCATGAATTTACGCAATTTTTCAAATCGAAATTTCCGCTGTCAGCTATCGTTTTTGTAGGGAGCAGAATAATGGCGCTACGTCATCGCAGTGTTTTGCGTCGTTTTTCACATTTGTTTGCAATTTGTGCCCTCGCCTTTGGTCTGGCCGCGCCCGGCGCCCATGCCAGCACCAAGAGCAAGGCAGCGCCTAAAGCGCAGGTGCAGGCCAAGGCAGGCAAAAAGCAGGCGGCTGTGGCCTCCAAGGGTGAGCGCAATGGCCGCCACAAGCAGGCCGCTGCCCCCGCTTCCAAAAAGGTGGCCGCCAAGGGCGTGAAGGGCAAGACCACGGTTGCCAAGGCGGGCCGCCATGCCGCCCGCGCTGCAGTGGCTGCGGCCGTCATCATCCCCGAACGCCAATCCTTTGGCCAGCTGGCCGGTCTGCATGATGTGACCGATCCGCTGGCGCTCAAGTCCAGCGTGGCCCTGGTGCTCGACCAGGATACGCATGAAGTGCTGCTGTCCAAGAACGACCACGCCGTGCTGCCGATCGCATCGCTCACCAAGCTGATGACCGGCCTCATCATCTCCCAGGCCCAGCTGCCCATGGACGAGATGATCACCATCACCCAGGATGATGTGGACACCGAAAAGCACAGCAGCTCGCGTCTGCGTGTGGGTACCACCTTGATGCGTGGCGAGCTGCTGCACCTGGCGCTGATGTCCAGCGAAAACCGTGCAGCCCATGCGCTGGGCCGCACCTACCCCGGTGGCATGCAGACCTTTGTTGGCCTGATGAACATGAAGGCCAAGATGCTGGGTATGGCCGATACCCGCTATGTCGAGCCCACCGGCCTGTCGAGCTCCAACCAATCGAGCGCCTTTGACCTGGCCACCCTGGTGAACGTAGCGCACTCCGATCCGCTGATGCGTGATCTGACGACCTCGCCTTCGTACCAAGTGGAAGTGGGCGAGCGCACCGTACAGTTCAACAACACCAACCGCCTGGTACACAACCCGGAATGGAATATTGGCCTGCAAAAGACCGGCTATATCTCCGAAGCAGGACGCTGCTTGGTGATGCAAACCCAGGTCGCTGGCCGCAAGCTGATCATGGTGTTCCTGGATTCGGCCGGCAAGTTCGGCCGTCTGGCCGATGCCGAGCGCGTGCGCCATTGGGTCGAAGGCTCGGGCACGCAACTGCTGGCGAAGCACTGAGCGGCAAGCACCCCTTAAAAAAACCTGCCTCGGCAGGTTTTTTGCGTCTAGAAGCTATGAATTTTGAGAAGCGGGATTGGCCTTAGCGTGCGCTGGGCTGGCGCTGCTGGTCAAAGCCCAGTGCCGACGAGATCTCCGTGGCGGTGGCCTGCAGCCGCGTGGTCCAGGCGTCTTCCAGCCGGTCAGCAGGGGCGGAGACGGACAGGCCCGCTACCAAGCGGCCCTGGTCGTCATAGATGCCCGCGGCCATGCAGCGCACGCCCAGCTCCAACTCTTCATTGTCGCGTGCCACGCCGTACTGGCGGGTTTTGGACAGCTCGCGCTCCAGTACCGCCAGGTTGGTGATGCTGTTCTTGGTATTGCCTGCCAGGCCGGTGCGCATGGCATAGGCCCGCACGCGCTCGGGCTCGTCGTCTGCCAGGAAGAGCTTGCCGGTAGAGGTGAGGTGCAAGGGGGCATGGCCGCCGATGGCGCGCACCACCTGCATGCCAGAGCGCTCACTGAAGCTGCGCTCCACATAGACGATCTCATCGCCCTGGCGCATGCTCAGGTTGATGGCCTGCTGGGTAGCCAGGTGCAGTCGGCGCATCGGCAGCAAGGCCACTTCCCGCACATTGATGCGGGCCTTGACCAGGTTGCCCAGCTCCAATAGGCGCATGCCCAGGCGGTAGCTGCCCGATTCGGGGCGGTCCACAAAGCGGCCGATGGTCAGGTCGTTCAAGATGCGGTGGGTGGTGGAGGGGTGCAGGCCGGTGATCTCGCTGAGCTCTTTCAGAGACACCGCTTCCTCGCGCGTGGCGAGCACGTCCAGCAGCGTAAACATGCGTTCGAGCACTTGCACGCTGGGCTTGGTGACGGTGTCATGGGTTGTTTTGGTCATGCGTAGACTGGCGCTCAAATAACAAAAATAGGGGTGGCTGCTGGATCGGGCAGATCAAGCGGCGCCATGGTGGGCGAGCTGGCCCGGCTGCCAGCGCTGGTCAATGTAGACCTCGTAGGGCTGGTAGTCGGCCTTGTACTGCATCTTGGGGCTGGCGGCAATCCAGTAGCCCAGGTACAAATAAGGCAGGCCCATGGTGCGGCACTGGGCAATCTGCCAAAGCACGTTGTAGGTGCCGTAGCTGGTGTGGGCCTCGGGCTCATAGAAGGTGTAGACGGCTGACAGGCCGTCGTTGAGGATGTCGATGATGGAGACCATCTTCAAGGCACCGGGTTGCTGCGCATCGCCGGGCTCGCGGAACTCCACCAACCGGCTGTTGACCCGGCTTTGCAGCATGAACTGTGAATACTGCTCAATGCTGTCCTCGTCCATGCCGCCGCCGGTGTGGCGCGCCGATTGGTAGCGCAGGTAGAGCTCATAGTGCTCGCGCAAAAAGCCCAGGGGCAGCACGCGCACGTCCAGGGCCTCATGCTGTTTTTGGGCCCGGCGCTGGTGGCGCTTGGGCTTGAAGTCCTGCACATGCACACGCAAAGGAACGCAGGCCTGGCAGCCATCGCAATAAGGGCGGTAGGTAAACAGGCCGCTGCGGCGAAAACCTTGCTGGATCAACTCCGAATACACATCGTTCTGGATGGCGTGGCTGGGCGTGGCTACCTGAGAGCGCGCCATGCGCGCTTCGAGATAGCTGCATGGGTAGGGCGCTGTCGCATAAAACTGCAGTGACTGCAGTGGTAGTTCGTTCAGCCTACTCATCCGGATGCGGAGATGTCATTTCAGATAGTGGGATTATGTCAGTCCAATCGCCAGATGCAAGCTCCCAACACATAGGCGGCAGTGCTATTTGCGCCTCTACGCTGGCGACAAACTGGCTGCGTGGCATTTCGGCAGCGCCCATGAAGGCCAGGTGCCCGGTATTTTGCTGGCAGTCGATCATCGGCACCTGCTCGCGCTTGCAGATCTGCACCAGCGCTGCCAGCGCAATTTTGGAGCCATTGGGGATGGTGGTGAACATCGATTCGCCAAACACCGCGCGCCCTATGGCCACGCAGTACAGGCCGGCGACCAGGCGGCCGCCCTGCCACACTTCCACGCTGTGGGCATAGCCGTCGCGGTGCAACTGGGTGTAGGCGGCCTGGATGTCGTCGACGATCCAGGTGCCATCCTGGCCTTCGCGCGGCTGCTGGCTGCAGGCGGCAATCACCGCGGCAAAGTCGCTGTCGATGCGCAGTTCGCAATCGGCCTGCTGCGCAAATTTGCGAATCGCCTGTTTGAGCGAGCGGTGCAGCCTGAACTGGGCCGGCTGCAGCACCATGCGCGGATCGGTGGACCACCACAGAATCGGCGAGCCCTCGCTGAACCAGGGAAAGATGCCCCGGCGGTAGGCCTGCTGCAGATGGGCGCTGTCGAGCACGCCGCCGGCGGCCAGCAGGCCAGGGTGGATGGTGTCCGGGCCCCAGGCATGGTCAACGGGTGGAAAGGCGTCGTCGGCTTGCAGCCAGGCGAGAGGGGGGGTGTGGTGGTCGGCGCTCATGGTGTGAGCTGCCATGGTAGCGGCCAAATGGCAGGCGCCGGGCGCCCTGGCGGGCAGCGAGGGCACAAAACCGGCAGATCTATCGCCCTGTGGGCTGCGCTGCGATCGGCGCAGGCGCGCGCAGAAACAAAAAAGCCTGCACACGGGGTGCAGGCTTTTCGAATGGCTCCTCAACCTGGGCTCGAACCAGGGACCTACGGATTAACAGTCCGGCGCTCTACCAACTGAGCTATTGAGGAATAACGGTGAACAGGCTTTGTGCGATTGCAAAGCCAAAAATGCTTTGGCTCCTCAACCTGGGCTCGAACCAGGGACCTACGGATTAACAGTCCGGCGCTCTACCAACTGAGCTATTGAGGAACAAATTTTTTGGTGTTGCCCTGAACGATTGCAGGGCAGATAAGTGATGGCTCCTCAACCTGGGCTCGAACCAGGGACCTACGGATTAACAGTCCGGCGCTCTACCAACTGAGCTATTGAGGAATATCGGTAAACAGGCTTTGTTCGATTGCAAAGCCAAAAAATTCTTTGGCTCCTCAACCTGGGCTCGAACCAGGGACCTACGGATTAACAGTCCGGCGCTCTACCAACTGAGCTATTGAGGAACAAGACTGCGATTATAGAACGTTTTTTTGGCCTGAAAAAGCGACGAGGCCATTTTTTGCCGCAGCGTGCTGGCTTGCGACAGGCTGACGCTCAGTGCGGCGCCTGTGGCTCGGGCCGGCACCACAGCCAGGCCAGCACGCAGGCCATGCAGCTGATCGACAGCACTTTGGCCCAGACGGGGGCTGGCACCAGCAGCATGATGACGGCGCACACCGCCATGGTGATGCTGGCGCTCCACTTGGCTTTGCGGCTGACAAAACCGCCTGCTGCCCAGTTGCGCAGCATGCCGCCAAACAAACGGTGTCGCCACAGCCAGGCATGCAGGCGCGGGGAGCTGCGTGCGGCGCAGGCGCCGGCCATCAGGATGAACACCGTCGTGGGCAGGCCCGGCACAAAGATGCCAATGATGCCCATCGCCAGGCAGGCCACCGCCGCCAGCAGCAGCAGCCAGCGCAACACCGGACTGCGGATGGGGCAGTAGGCCGGCGTCTGCAGGTCTTGCAGCGCAGTGGAAGAGGCTCCGGGCTCGTTCATGGTCTCGCATTGTGCATCGCGCCGCATAACAGTGTCTTGATGCTGGGCAAGGTCGGCATAGCGCTGCAGTGCTGCAACGGCGCGCTGCGGTGCTGGAGCTTTGGATGGCAAAAGGCAGCAAATGGTCGGGCCCGCTGCGCTACCATGCCGGCATGGCGATCTATCCAATCTTGAAAATGGGCGATGCCCGTTTGCTGCGCACTGCGCAGCCCGTTACCGAATTCGACACCGATGCGCTGCACCAGCTGGTGCAGGACCTGCTCGACACCATGCGCGATGCCAATGGAGCAGGCCTGGCGGCGCCTCAGATCGGGGTGGACCTGCAGGTGGTGTTTTTTGGCTCGCCCGATCGCAACCCGCGCTACCCGGATCGCCCGCTGGTGCCGCCTACGGTGCTGATCAATCCGGTGATCACGCCCTTGTCGGACGAGGAAGAGGATGACTGGGAAGGTTGTCTGTCGGTGCCTGGCCTGCGTGGCATGGTGCCGCGCTGGCACAAGATCCGCTACACCGGTTTTGACCAGTATGGCGACCCGATCGACCGAGTGGCCGACGGCTTCCATGCCCGGGTGGTGCAGCATGAATGCGACCACCTCTGGGGCAAGCTCTACCCGATGCGGGTGCGCGACTTCAGCCAGTTTGGCTTTACCGAGGTGCTGTTCCCCGGCATCAGCGCGGCTGAGGACGACTGAGTACGGTCCACTTTCAAGCGGCGGCGCCGCTGCCCGTCGCCGCCAGCGCCCAGAGCAGCTCGGTTTCAATCGCGATCTGGCTCACATTGTTCTGCAGCTCCGGGCCCTGCAGCAAAAAGCTGTCTTCCACGCGCTCGCCCAAGGTACTGATCTTCGCCAGCTCCACGCTCAGCTGGTGGCGGGCCAGGATGCGCGCGACGGTGTAGAGCAGGCCGGCACGGTCGGCGGCAGAGATCGACAGCAGCCAGCGCTGGCCCTTGTCATCGGGCCGCAGCAGCACGCGCGGTGCCACTGGAAAGCTCTTGACCCGGCGCGATACCCGACGCTGCGCTGGCTCGGGCAGCGGCTGGGCGTCCACCAGTACCCGCGTCAGCTGGCTCTCCACCAGGTTGATCAGCTCGCGGTAGCTTTGCGGTACATCGGTAGCGACCACCTGGAAGGTGTCGAGCGCATAGCGATTGAGGGCAGTGTGTACCCGGGCATCCAGAATCGAGAAGCCCGCTTGGTCGAAATAGCTGCAGATGCGAGCAAACAGATCGGGCTGGTCAGGTGCATACACCATCACCTGCAGGCCTTCGCCAGCCAGCGACTGGCGGGCGCGGACCAGAGCGGACTTGCTGCCCACTGCGCGTGACAGATGGCGGGTGTGCCAGGCGATATCGGCAGCGTCATGGCGCAGGAAGTAGTCCAGGCCCAGGGTGTCCCACAGCGCCTTTTGCGATTCATGCGGCTGGGCCGACAAGGCCAGCAGCACCATCGCTTCACGCTTGCGGATTTCCACCTGCGCAGCCACATCGGGCGCCCGGCCGCCCAGCACGCGCAAGGTGGCGCGGTACAGGTCTTCCAGCAGCTTGCCTTTCCAGGCGTTCCAGACCTTGGGGCTGGTGCCACGGATGTCGGCCACGGTCAGCAGGTAGAGGGCAGTCAGCCGGCGCTCGTTGCCCATGCGCTGCGCAAAGGCGGTGATCACCTCGGGGTCGGAGGTGTCCTGCTTTTGCGCCACCTGGCTCATCGTCAGATGCTCGCGCACCAGAAACTCGACCAGTTGCCGGTCTTCCTTGGCAATCTGGTGGTCGCGGCAAAAGCGCTTGACCTCCAGCGCGCCAATCTCCGAATGGTCGCCACCCCGGCCCTTGCCAATATCGTGGAAGAGGGCGGCCAGGTACAGAATCCAGGGCTTGTCCCAGCCAGCGGCCAGCTGGGAGCAATACGGGTACTCATGCGCATGCTCGGCCATGAAAAAGCGGCGCACATTGCGCAGCACCATCAGGATGTGCTGGTCCACCGT contains the following coding sequences:
- a CDS encoding YbaN family protein, which codes for MNEPGASSTALQDLQTPAYCPIRSPVLRWLLLLAAVACLAMGIIGIFVPGLPTTVFILMAGACAARSSPRLHAWLWRHRLFGGMLRNWAAGGFVSRKAKWSASITMAVCAVIMLLVPAPVWAKVLSISCMACVLAWLWCRPEPQAPH
- the def gene encoding peptide deformylase encodes the protein MAIYPILKMGDARLLRTAQPVTEFDTDALHQLVQDLLDTMRDANGAGLAAPQIGVDLQVVFFGSPDRNPRYPDRPLVPPTVLINPVITPLSDEEEDDWEGCLSVPGLRGMVPRWHKIRYTGFDQYGDPIDRVADGFHARVVQHECDHLWGKLYPMRVRDFSQFGFTEVLFPGISAAEDD